A window of Pseudodesulfovibrio hydrargyri contains these coding sequences:
- a CDS encoding ABC transporter ATP-binding protein, whose protein sequence is MSLALERVSFAYPDGPSILEDASLILVPGGYHLLRGPSGAGKSTLLRLLCRLEEARSGTITFKGAPIDAIPPAELRRCVAYVQQLPTLLPGTVRDNLLLPFSFKANARLTPPSDVEMAAQLSGFLLDGVTLDSRADKLSVGQAQRVCLTRSLLLSPEAVLLDEPTASLDAHSARVVLDRTRGLAQSGVTVVMISHSETVPEGVTHFITLEDRRLALA, encoded by the coding sequence ATGTCCCTCGCCCTGGAACGGGTTTCCTTCGCCTATCCGGACGGCCCGTCCATTCTCGAGGACGCTTCGCTCATCCTCGTCCCCGGCGGCTACCACCTCCTGCGCGGCCCGTCCGGTGCGGGCAAGTCCACCCTGCTGCGCCTGCTCTGCCGCCTGGAAGAGGCCCGGTCCGGGACCATCACCTTCAAGGGCGCGCCCATCGACGCCATCCCCCCGGCCGAGCTGCGCCGCTGCGTGGCTTACGTGCAGCAGCTGCCCACGCTGTTGCCCGGCACGGTGCGCGACAACCTGCTCCTGCCCTTCTCGTTCAAGGCCAACGCCCGGCTGACCCCGCCGTCCGACGTGGAGATGGCCGCCCAGCTGTCCGGGTTCCTCCTGGACGGCGTGACCCTGGACTCGCGCGCGGACAAGCTCTCCGTGGGCCAGGCCCAGCGGGTCTGCCTGACCCGCTCCCTGCTCCTCTCGCCCGAGGCGGTCCTCCTGGACGAGCCCACCGCCTCCCTGGACGCCCACTCGGCCCGGGTGGTCCTGGACCGCACCCGGGGGCTGGCCCAGAGCGGCGTGACCGTGGTCATGATCTCCCACTCCGAGACCGTGCCCGAGGGCGTGACCCATTTCATCACCCTGGAGGATCGGAGGCTGGCCCTGGCATGA
- a CDS encoding tetratricopeptide repeat protein, whose translation MEKISGAFSTESVSQVGTGTTQRKTVQKAYWFAEEGEPDEDGTRIILVRPLNSKNVPTGPREPVTLPDFLSRFSPEIEFYHAEVFPRMRELKDTIVRAEEQRDQGAYYSAQFEFEAALGLDVQNVRANFGLGLTYMARGDAEKADDIFKRVVSLDATFAPEHKHLFNEFGISLRKSGLTDQAVEYYSRALTITEDDENLFYNIARAYYERGDEAECRENLQRALELDPNLDVALQFMEFLEGKTG comes from the coding sequence GTGGAGAAGATTTCCGGCGCGTTCTCCACCGAGTCCGTGTCCCAGGTGGGCACCGGGACCACCCAGCGCAAGACCGTGCAGAAAGCCTACTGGTTCGCCGAAGAGGGCGAGCCGGACGAGGACGGCACCCGCATCATCCTGGTTCGGCCGCTGAACAGCAAGAACGTCCCCACCGGCCCCAGGGAGCCGGTCACCCTGCCCGACTTCCTCTCCCGGTTCAGCCCGGAGATCGAATTCTACCACGCCGAGGTCTTCCCGCGCATGCGCGAGCTCAAGGACACCATCGTGCGGGCCGAGGAGCAGCGCGACCAGGGGGCCTACTACTCCGCCCAGTTCGAATTCGAGGCCGCCCTGGGACTGGACGTGCAGAACGTGCGGGCCAACTTCGGCCTGGGCTTGACCTACATGGCCCGGGGCGACGCGGAAAAGGCGGACGACATCTTCAAACGCGTGGTCTCCCTGGACGCGACCTTCGCCCCGGAGCACAAGCACCTGTTCAACGAGTTCGGCATCAGCCTGCGCAAGTCCGGACTCACGGACCAGGCCGTGGAGTACTACTCCCGCGCGCTGACCATCACCGAGGACGACGAAAACCTGTTCTACAACATCGCCAGGGCCTACTACGAACGCGGTGACGAGGCCGAATGCCGGGAAAATCTGCAACGCGCCCTGGAGCTCGACCCGAACCTGGACGTCGCCCTGCAATTCATGGAATTTCTCGAAGGAAAGACGGGCTAG
- a CDS encoding helix-turn-helix domain-containing protein, producing MSTIGKRIRAYREKQNLSIEDLANRTTLSEDFIRAVEEEDMYPSLRPLVKMARALGVRLGTFLDDQVSSDPLITRLAEREEELVMHPDGKETGLIFHSLGKGKTDRHMEPFFVELLPESCRDDAMSSHEGEEFIVVHSGRLRVRYGQEEQILEPGDSIYFNSIVPHNVACGGEEKAEIYAVLYFPE from the coding sequence ATGAGTACTATCGGGAAGAGGATTCGCGCCTATCGGGAGAAGCAGAATCTGAGCATCGAGGATCTGGCCAACAGAACCACCCTGTCCGAGGACTTCATCCGTGCCGTGGAGGAGGAGGACATGTACCCCTCCCTGCGGCCCCTGGTCAAGATGGCCCGCGCCCTGGGCGTAAGGTTGGGAACCTTTTTGGACGACCAGGTCTCGAGCGATCCGCTGATCACCCGTCTGGCCGAGCGCGAGGAGGAGCTGGTCATGCATCCGGACGGCAAGGAGACCGGGCTGATCTTCCATTCCCTGGGCAAGGGCAAGACCGACCGCCACATGGAGCCGTTCTTTGTCGAGCTGTTGCCCGAATCGTGTAGGGACGACGCCATGTCCTCCCACGAGGGCGAGGAGTTCATCGTGGTCCATTCCGGCAGGCTGCGGGTGCGCTACGGGCAGGAGGAGCAGATCCTCGAACCCGGCGACTCCATCTATTTCAACTCCATCGTGCCCCACAACGTGGCCTGCGGCGGAGAGGAAAAGGCCGAAATCTACGCCGTCCTGTATTTCCCGGAATAA
- a CDS encoding AMP-binding protein, translating into MSALREITLGNLLKETADKYPDNEAVVYVDRDFRLTYAEFDDLTDTIAKGLMGLGVKKGEKVAVWANNVPYWVALQFATAKIGAVLLTVNTHYRSHELEYLLKHSETENLFLIGQYRDHDYLTTTYDLIPELRDQERGQLSTDKFPHLKRVFYLGHQKHRGMYSIPELQAMAAMVTDEQYAERQAQLDPFDVVNMQYTSGTTGFPKGVQLTHYNIVNNGYWIGANQKFTPGDRLCLTVPLFHCFGCVLGVMAAVNHGVTMVILEDFVPLEVMAAVDQERCTAVYGVPTMYIAILDHPLFTRFDYSSLRTGIMAGSPCPVEVMKRVIDKMNMREITICYGLTESSPVMSQTVVGDSLRHMTETVGRAMPEVEVKVVDPETHEECPPGVVGEVCCRGYLVMKGYYNNEEATRAAIDKDGWLHSGDLGVMDEDGYLTITGRLKDMIIRGGENIYPREIEEFLYTMDGVLDVQVAGVPSRKFGEECGAFVIRKGDADIEAEDIIDFCRGKISRYKIPKYVTFVDAYPMTASGKIQKYKLRDMAAELWPDA; encoded by the coding sequence ATGAGCGCACTGAGAGAAATCACCCTCGGCAACCTGCTCAAGGAGACCGCCGACAAATATCCGGACAACGAGGCCGTGGTCTACGTGGACCGCGATTTCCGCCTGACCTATGCGGAGTTCGACGACCTGACCGACACCATCGCCAAGGGGCTGATGGGACTCGGCGTGAAAAAGGGCGAAAAGGTGGCCGTGTGGGCCAACAACGTGCCCTACTGGGTGGCGCTGCAGTTCGCCACGGCCAAGATCGGGGCGGTCCTGCTCACGGTCAACACCCACTACCGGTCCCATGAGCTGGAGTACCTGCTCAAGCACTCCGAGACCGAGAACCTGTTCCTCATCGGCCAGTACCGCGACCACGATTACCTGACCACCACCTACGACCTGATCCCGGAGTTGCGGGACCAGGAGCGCGGCCAGCTTTCGACCGACAAGTTCCCGCACCTGAAACGGGTCTTCTACCTGGGCCACCAGAAGCACCGGGGCATGTACTCCATCCCCGAGCTGCAGGCCATGGCCGCCATGGTCACGGACGAGCAGTACGCCGAGCGCCAGGCCCAGCTCGACCCCTTCGACGTGGTCAACATGCAGTACACCTCGGGCACCACCGGGTTCCCCAAGGGCGTGCAGCTGACCCACTACAACATCGTCAACAACGGCTACTGGATCGGCGCGAACCAGAAGTTCACGCCCGGCGACCGGCTCTGCCTGACCGTGCCCCTGTTCCACTGCTTCGGCTGCGTGCTCGGGGTCATGGCCGCGGTCAACCATGGGGTGACCATGGTTATCCTGGAGGACTTCGTGCCGCTGGAGGTCATGGCCGCCGTCGACCAGGAGCGGTGCACCGCCGTGTACGGCGTGCCGACCATGTACATCGCCATCCTCGACCACCCGCTGTTCACGCGCTTCGACTACTCGTCGCTGCGCACCGGGATCATGGCCGGTTCCCCCTGTCCGGTGGAGGTCATGAAGCGGGTCATCGACAAGATGAACATGCGCGAGATCACCATCTGCTACGGGCTGACCGAATCCAGCCCGGTCATGAGCCAGACCGTTGTCGGCGACTCGCTCAGGCACATGACCGAGACCGTGGGCCGGGCCATGCCCGAGGTGGAGGTCAAGGTGGTGGATCCCGAGACCCACGAGGAGTGTCCTCCGGGCGTGGTCGGCGAGGTCTGCTGCCGTGGCTACCTGGTCATGAAGGGCTATTACAATAACGAGGAGGCCACCAGGGCCGCCATCGACAAGGACGGCTGGCTGCACTCGGGCGACCTGGGGGTCATGGACGAGGACGGCTACCTGACCATCACCGGCCGCCTCAAGGACATGATCATCCGGGGCGGCGAGAACATCTATCCGCGCGAGATCGAGGAGTTCCTGTACACCATGGACGGGGTCCTGGACGTGCAGGTGGCGGGCGTGCCGAGCAGGAAGTTCGGCGAGGAGTGCGGGGCCTTCGTCATCCGCAAGGGCGACGCGGACATCGAGGCCGAGGACATCATCGACTTCTGCCGGGGCAAGATCTCGCGGTACAAGATCCCCAAGTACGTCACCTTTGTCGACGCCTACCCCATGACCGCATCGGGCAAGATCCAGAAATACAAGCTGCGCGACATGGCCGCCGAGCTGTGGCCCGACGCGTAA
- a CDS encoding helix-turn-helix domain-containing protein has product MEQYKEIAPRLVGVREGVGWTPGELADLLGVPEEKVTAYESGTVEIPVGYLLDVSRLCRVDLTTLISGREPHLKSYSLVRKDEGFAVDRRKDYDYKSLGYKFAGREMEPFLITVPAKSGEDMTETSHRGQEFIYVLEGRLEVRLGGEPIIAEPGDSLYFDSETPHALRGLDGKSVRFLDVIL; this is encoded by the coding sequence ATGGAACAGTACAAGGAGATCGCGCCCCGTCTGGTGGGCGTGCGCGAGGGCGTCGGCTGGACGCCCGGAGAGCTGGCCGACCTGCTCGGGGTGCCCGAGGAAAAGGTCACGGCCTACGAATCCGGGACCGTGGAGATTCCCGTGGGCTACCTGCTCGACGTCTCCCGGCTCTGCCGGGTGGACCTGACCACGCTCATCTCCGGCCGCGAGCCGCACCTCAAATCCTATTCGCTGGTGCGCAAGGACGAGGGGTTCGCCGTGGACCGGCGCAAGGACTACGACTACAAGTCCCTGGGCTATAAGTTCGCCGGGCGCGAGATGGAACCCTTTCTGATCACGGTCCCGGCCAAGTCCGGCGAGGACATGACCGAGACCTCCCACCGCGGCCAGGAGTTCATCTACGTGCTCGAAGGCCGCCTCGAGGTCCGCCTGGGCGGCGAGCCGATCATCGCCGAGCCCGGGGACTCGCTCTATTTCGACTCGGAGACCCCCCATGCCCTGCGCGGCCTGGACGGCAAGTCCGTCCGTTTTCTCGACGTGATTCTATAG
- a CDS encoding AMP-binding protein, producing MFTKEEYADYKDFCERYTPECPENFNFAFDVLDAKDPKAPALIHVDDDYNRRELDFGFFQESSSRLANALVSQGVKKGDRVMLILYRRLEYWVVMLALHRIGAVPIPSPSLLTKKDIRERVNYAGISTMICEDSIVERVDQARPDCPGLNLLIQVEGEAGNGWLDYGELLASGGPSFPRTPDSPGGGDPLVIFFSSGTTGLAKMVLHNHKYAASHYTTGALWHDLEEGDVHLTVSDTGWGKSVWGKFYGQWMAGAVIFVWDFRGKFHPGDLLQVMADNKITTFCAPPTIYRFLVREDLSQYDLSSLRFCTTAGELLNDSVFHAWQKGVGMPIYEGYGQTETTLQVATFKFMEPRPGSIGKPVPGWDIALMDEEGNKVPQGEEGEICINIESPVLGLFDNYMDEPEKTACVKCRGWYHTGDKAWADEDGYLWFMGRTDDLIKSSGYRIGPFEVESALVAHEAVIEAAVTGLPDEVRGQLVKATVVLAPGYVGDEKLTKQLQAFVRELTAPYKYPRVIDYVDELPKTISGKIKRKEIREADLARLAN from the coding sequence ATGTTTACCAAAGAAGAATACGCCGATTACAAAGATTTTTGCGAACGATACACGCCCGAGTGCCCCGAGAATTTCAACTTCGCCTTCGACGTCCTGGACGCCAAGGATCCCAAAGCCCCGGCGTTGATCCACGTGGACGACGACTACAACCGGCGCGAACTGGACTTCGGATTCTTCCAGGAGTCCTCGTCCCGGCTGGCCAACGCGCTGGTCTCCCAGGGTGTGAAGAAGGGCGACCGGGTCATGCTCATCCTCTACCGAAGGCTGGAATACTGGGTGGTCATGCTTGCCCTGCACCGCATCGGCGCGGTGCCCATCCCGTCCCCGTCCCTGCTGACCAAAAAGGACATCCGTGAGCGCGTCAACTACGCGGGCATCTCGACCATGATCTGCGAGGACTCCATTGTGGAGCGGGTGGACCAGGCCCGGCCCGACTGCCCGGGCCTGAATCTGCTCATCCAGGTGGAGGGCGAGGCCGGAAACGGCTGGCTCGACTACGGCGAGCTGCTCGCCTCGGGCGGCCCGAGCTTTCCGCGCACACCGGACTCCCCGGGCGGCGGCGACCCCTTGGTCATCTTCTTTTCCAGCGGCACCACCGGCCTGGCCAAGATGGTCCTGCACAACCACAAGTACGCCGCGTCCCACTATACCACGGGCGCGCTGTGGCACGACCTGGAGGAGGGCGACGTGCACCTGACCGTGTCCGACACGGGCTGGGGCAAGTCGGTCTGGGGCAAGTTCTACGGCCAGTGGATGGCCGGGGCGGTCATCTTCGTCTGGGACTTCCGGGGCAAGTTCCACCCCGGCGACCTGCTCCAGGTCATGGCCGACAACAAGATCACCACCTTCTGCGCCCCGCCGACCATCTACCGGTTCCTGGTGCGCGAGGACCTTTCCCAGTACGACCTGTCCTCCCTGCGCTTCTGCACCACGGCGGGCGAACTGCTCAACGATTCGGTCTTCCACGCCTGGCAAAAGGGTGTGGGCATGCCCATCTACGAGGGCTACGGCCAGACCGAGACCACCCTGCAGGTGGCCACTTTCAAGTTCATGGAGCCCAGGCCCGGGTCCATCGGCAAGCCCGTGCCCGGCTGGGATATCGCGCTCATGGACGAGGAGGGCAACAAGGTGCCCCAGGGCGAGGAGGGCGAGATCTGCATCAACATCGAATCGCCGGTGCTCGGCCTGTTCGACAACTACATGGACGAGCCGGAAAAGACCGCCTGCGTCAAGTGCAGGGGGTGGTACCACACCGGGGACAAGGCGTGGGCCGACGAGGACGGCTACCTCTGGTTCATGGGCCGCACCGACGACCTGATCAAATCCTCAGGCTACCGCATCGGCCCGTTCGAGGTGGAGTCCGCCCTGGTGGCCCACGAGGCGGTCATCGAGGCCGCGGTCACCGGCCTGCCCGACGAGGTGCGCGGCCAGCTGGTCAAGGCCACGGTGGTGCTCGCCCCGGGCTACGTGGGCGACGAGAAGCTGACCAAACAGCTCCAGGCGTTCGTCCGCGAACTGACCGCGCCCTACAAGTACCCGCGCGTCATCGACTACGTGGACGAATTGCCCAAGACCATCTCCGGCAAGATCAAACGCAAGGAAATCCGCGAGGCGGACCTCGCCCGGCTGGCGAACTAG
- a CDS encoding CotH kinase family protein, which yields MPIRLTRILRTALAAGAAVLFLVALAVPRARCADSPVVINEIFVDGSSNYQDWVELYNRSDGPVSLKGYALTDDLEERSWTVKDDFILAPGGFKVFYCDGQGLYDHVGFRLDSISGEVGLFSPRGALVDSMTYDGLPRFFSLGRWPDGDGDFAIHASPTKGSANSESRTYMRDSLGAPVSFSRPSGRCTAPFDLVLSAPDGLGVRFTTDGSLPGPDSPEYGAPVRIDETTVVRASAVTPEGRMFTPATRSYLFGEHTLLPVVSVVTAPDNLWDPEVGIYAEGTSGKDGVGNSQNWRHNWRRPVHLDYLSPEGDWQADGRMRIFGGASRGRPQKSLAVYTTSRDEPYGIRHSLFPGDPRDRYAGLLLRNGGDAWLRTQFRDAFQHVLVQGRVACDTMPYRPVIVYLNGRYWGLYGLRELMIRKNLLARHGLAVQPIDMMDGGGEVGSDKGPFADMPPVPKHGDYRPAMAALDIDAYLDYVAVETYSGNPDWPDGNIKAWRPRSGALKWQWILFDLDRGFNGKRGLPADRDPFAILYDRRGGNGLMFSELAENRMFVRDFCARLAVHMLTTFAPKRALGILDRMAGDVRPEMERHIDRWRWDWKIDRLFMTPKDWEANLDQLREYVRKRPQAMLDILDKRFGVGGPVDVSVRVARQGRGRILAEGVVLDDGRLEGPVPGGLDIVLTAEPAPGYVFKGWAGRPGVGPQIRVKPGIPFEDTAIFEPNDDKREES from the coding sequence ATGCCCATACGACTGACTCGCATTCTACGCACGGCCCTGGCGGCTGGAGCGGCCGTCCTTTTCCTGGTGGCCCTGGCCGTTCCCCGCGCCCGGTGCGCGGACTCCCCCGTGGTCATCAACGAGATATTCGTGGACGGCTCGTCCAACTATCAGGACTGGGTCGAATTGTACAACCGGAGCGACGGGCCGGTCTCCCTCAAGGGGTATGCCCTGACCGACGACCTGGAGGAGCGGAGCTGGACCGTGAAGGATGATTTCATCCTCGCCCCCGGCGGCTTCAAGGTGTTCTATTGCGACGGACAGGGGCTTTACGACCATGTCGGGTTCAGGCTGGACAGCATCAGCGGCGAGGTCGGCCTGTTCTCGCCGCGCGGCGCGCTCGTCGATTCCATGACCTACGACGGCCTGCCCCGGTTTTTCTCCCTGGGCCGCTGGCCCGACGGTGACGGCGATTTCGCCATCCACGCCAGCCCGACCAAGGGAAGCGCCAATTCCGAGAGCCGGACCTACATGCGGGACTCCCTGGGGGCGCCCGTCTCGTTCTCCCGCCCCTCGGGACGCTGCACCGCTCCTTTCGACCTGGTCCTGTCCGCCCCGGACGGGCTGGGCGTGCGCTTCACCACGGACGGCTCCCTGCCCGGCCCGGATTCGCCCGAATACGGCGCGCCCGTGCGCATCGACGAAACCACCGTGGTACGGGCCTCGGCCGTGACCCCGGAGGGCAGGATGTTCACACCCGCCACCCGGTCCTATCTGTTCGGCGAACACACCCTGTTGCCCGTGGTCTCCGTGGTCACGGCCCCCGACAACCTGTGGGACCCGGAAGTGGGCATCTACGCCGAGGGAACCTCGGGCAAGGACGGCGTGGGCAATTCGCAGAACTGGCGGCACAACTGGCGCAGGCCCGTGCACCTCGATTATCTATCCCCGGAAGGGGACTGGCAGGCGGACGGCAGGATGCGCATCTTCGGCGGGGCCTCCCGGGGGCGGCCCCAGAAGTCCCTGGCCGTCTACACCACCAGCCGGGACGAGCCCTACGGCATCCGCCACAGCCTCTTCCCGGGCGATCCTCGGGACCGCTACGCCGGGCTCCTTTTGCGCAACGGAGGGGACGCCTGGCTGCGCACTCAGTTCCGAGACGCCTTCCAGCACGTCCTGGTCCAGGGCCGGGTGGCCTGCGACACCATGCCGTACCGTCCGGTGATCGTCTATCTCAACGGCCGCTACTGGGGCCTCTACGGGCTGCGGGAACTGATGATCCGCAAGAACCTGCTGGCCCGCCACGGCCTGGCGGTGCAGCCTATCGATATGATGGATGGGGGCGGCGAGGTCGGCTCGGACAAGGGGCCCTTCGCGGACATGCCCCCGGTGCCGAAGCACGGCGACTACCGGCCCGCCATGGCGGCACTGGATATCGACGCCTATCTCGACTACGTTGCGGTGGAGACCTATTCCGGCAACCCGGACTGGCCCGACGGCAACATCAAGGCGTGGCGGCCGAGGTCCGGGGCCCTCAAGTGGCAGTGGATCCTCTTCGACCTGGACCGGGGATTCAACGGCAAGCGAGGGCTGCCGGCGGACCGGGACCCCTTCGCCATTCTCTACGACCGGCGCGGGGGCAATGGGCTGATGTTTTCGGAACTGGCCGAAAACAGGATGTTCGTCAGGGATTTCTGCGCCCGGCTCGCGGTCCACATGCTGACCACCTTCGCGCCCAAGCGGGCCCTGGGCATACTGGACCGCATGGCCGGGGACGTCCGGCCCGAGATGGAACGCCATATCGACCGCTGGCGCTGGGACTGGAAGATCGACCGCCTGTTCATGACCCCGAAGGACTGGGAGGCGAATCTCGACCAGCTGCGCGAGTACGTCCGCAAGCGCCCGCAGGCCATGCTGGACATCCTGGACAAACGGTTCGGCGTGGGCGGGCCCGTGGACGTCTCCGTCCGGGTGGCCAGACAGGGCAGGGGGCGCATCCTGGCCGAGGGGGTGGTCCTGGACGACGGGCGGCTCGAAGGGCCGGTGCCCGGAGGCCTGGACATCGTCCTCACGGCGGAGCCAGCGCCGGGGTATGTTTTCAAGGGCTGGGCAGGCCGTCCGGGCGTCGGCCCGCAGATACGCGTCAAGCCGGGGATCCCCTTCGAGGACACCGCCATTTTCGAACCCAATGATGATAAAAGAGAAGAATCATGA
- a CDS encoding DUF4956 domain-containing protein, translating into MTDTPWLSGKKFRLAGCLLAGVSVASASVIDRAQAHADLSSLIRTLPVAAAVGLAAGCLYYLALRYVLPRLERRQADELWSGLNWFNLCALSLWLAILPLPAAYIDFGIGFVFSGGCARLASSVYVVFGASLSNRKRFANTFVMLALTIMLVITVVKASLALSLGLVGALSIIRFRTAIKEPEELAFLFFTVAIGLGFGAGRFGITLTAFWAICVGFVLFRRIQSAKHMENAFLVTMYGPGRDFLPSMTRFLEEHGLSYEFTRLETGDAANHVSFLVEIDSAGTLAALNDHFQERYPEANMTMVQARSLI; encoded by the coding sequence ATGACTGACACACCCTGGTTGAGCGGCAAGAAATTTCGTCTGGCGGGCTGCCTGCTGGCCGGCGTCTCGGTGGCTTCGGCCTCGGTCATCGACAGGGCGCAGGCGCACGCCGACCTGTCCTCGCTGATCCGGACCCTGCCCGTCGCCGCCGCCGTCGGGCTGGCTGCGGGCTGCCTGTACTACCTGGCCCTGCGCTACGTCCTGCCCCGGTTGGAGCGGAGGCAGGCGGACGAGTTGTGGTCCGGGCTGAACTGGTTCAACCTCTGCGCCCTGAGCCTCTGGCTGGCCATACTGCCCCTGCCCGCCGCGTACATCGACTTCGGCATCGGCTTCGTCTTCAGCGGCGGCTGCGCCAGGCTGGCCAGTTCCGTCTATGTGGTGTTCGGGGCCTCCCTGTCCAACCGCAAGCGGTTCGCCAACACCTTCGTCATGCTGGCCCTGACCATCATGCTGGTCATCACCGTGGTCAAGGCCTCCCTGGCCCTGTCCCTGGGCCTGGTCGGCGCCCTGTCCATCATCCGTTTCAGGACGGCCATCAAGGAGCCCGAGGAGCTCGCCTTCCTGTTCTTCACCGTGGCCATCGGCCTGGGCTTCGGCGCGGGCCGCTTCGGCATCACCCTGACGGCCTTCTGGGCCATCTGCGTGGGCTTCGTCCTGTTCCGCCGCATCCAGTCGGCCAAGCATATGGAGAACGCCTTTCTGGTGACCATGTACGGGCCGGGCAGGGATTTCCTGCCGTCCATGACCCGGTTCCTGGAGGAACACGGCCTGTCCTACGAGTTCACCCGGCTGGAGACCGGCGACGCCGCCAACCATGTCAGCTTCCTGGTCGAGATCGACAGCGCCGGGACCCTGGCGGCCCTGAACGACCATTTCCAGGAGCGGTATCCCGAGGCGAACATGACCATGGTCCAGGCGAGGAGCCTGATCTAG
- a CDS encoding polyphosphate polymerase domain-containing protein produces the protein MADGTDGIRSYRYERKYVVPLHMEPNLASILRCSRFGFREIYAERIVNNVYFDTSLFRFFHENVQGVPDRLKVRVRWYGDGPPAGTCRLEIKRKSGMVGTKEVFPVDLKGGGLMEFGLLERLGLPPEALFETSGLRPTLFNRYRRRYFLSADGRFRVTIDHDLRYSAPAALYRAGCMGSPDAMSVLELKYDRDADPAAAGVASDIPFPLSRKSKYVTGIVAVYNG, from the coding sequence GTGGCGGACGGCACCGACGGAATCCGCTCGTACCGCTACGAGCGCAAGTACGTGGTTCCCCTGCACATGGAGCCCAACCTGGCCTCCATCCTGCGTTGCAGCCGGTTCGGCTTCCGCGAGATATACGCCGAGCGGATCGTGAACAACGTCTATTTCGACACCTCCCTGTTCCGGTTCTTTCACGAGAACGTGCAGGGCGTCCCGGACCGCCTGAAGGTGCGCGTCCGCTGGTACGGCGACGGCCCGCCCGCCGGGACCTGCCGCCTGGAGATCAAGCGCAAGTCCGGGATGGTCGGCACCAAGGAGGTCTTTCCGGTCGACCTGAAGGGCGGCGGGCTCATGGAGTTCGGCCTTCTGGAGAGGCTGGGGCTGCCCCCGGAGGCGCTGTTCGAGACGAGCGGGCTGCGGCCCACCTTGTTCAACCGCTACAGGCGGCGGTATTTCCTGTCCGCGGACGGCCGGTTCCGCGTGACCATCGACCACGACCTGCGTTACAGCGCGCCCGCCGCCTTGTATCGGGCCGGGTGCATGGGCAGCCCGGACGCCATGTCCGTCCTGGAGCTCAAGTACGACCGCGACGCCGATCCCGCCGCCGCGGGGGTGGCCTCGGACATCCCCTTTCCTCTTTCCAGGAAATCCAAGTATGTGACCGGGATCGTCGCGGTCTACAACGGCTGA